The DNA segment TCTCATAATCAGGATCCGGAAGTTTGCTGCTTTCTGCCATCCGTGGTACCGCAGCATTAGAGCATCTACGGGCATCGTCAAAAAGCGCATACATAATCCGCCAAAAATGATTGTAAGGATGTGCATAATATTTCTGCTCCCTCAACGATTGCACTCCTGGCATCGAGCCGAGAATCAATACCCGGGACTCCTGATTGATGACTGGTTCAAATGAATAGAGAATTTCCATTTCCATATCAGTCCAAACTCCATTGTCTTGGATAAAAAAGTGATGGCGGCAGCTTGGTATGTTTGTCCCCCTTCGCCGTATTCAGCTGGGCCTGGGTCAGGAAAATACTTTGGCTTAAATCAGTGCCGCTAAGGTCGGCATCGCGCAAATCCGCCCCGATCAAATCAGCTCCGCCCAGATCGTTCCCGCTGAGATCTGCGGCAATCAAACAGGCTCCTCTAAGGTTAGCCCCTCTGAGGTCTGTTTCCCGGAGATCTGCAGCAACCAGACTGCTCCTGCGCTTAAAGGTCTTCAAAATCCCGGCCTGAATATTCCGCTCCTGACAAATAGAAACACGGACCAGTTCACTTGTCTGAAGCAGCAGGGTATTTACTTCGGTACGATATAAAGGTACGTCCATTTTCAGAAGCTCGCACGGGCTAAGCAGTGTCAGCCGTTCCGTCTCTTCCCGTAGGGTACAAAGCGCCTCATGAACTGAATGAGCCGGCTGTAATGTCTCTGCTTCTGTCAAATACCAGAGCATCTCCTGAAGCTGCCGAATGACAAGAAAAACTTCAAACATTTGCTCCTGGAATTCCGGTGATCGCCGCCAGTCTCTGCCGCCGTAACTGAGCCTGGATACTTTTGGCCCTGCGCCAAAACAGTCAAATGCCATGCAGCCTTTCAGACCCAATCCCTGAAGATCTTGATATATACAGCAGCGAAAGTCTTCCTGCAGGTTCCGACAAGGCTGACCGGCCTCTTTATCGTTTGGAAAGCCTTCCGAAGCTGAAAAATACAGCGCGGTGCAGCACAATCCGAAGCAGTTCTCACAGTCAGCTCTCAGACTGCGTCTCTGCTCAGCAAAAATGTCTATTGGTTCACGAATTCCAGACAATATTTGATCCTCCAAAACAAAGAACATTTGATTTATCCCCAGAAATAATGCTTGAATAGTTTGTCTAATCTTTTTTGGCCTTTCTAAGAACCAGTTGAATATTCAGACGATCGGCTTCCGCTTTTAGCAAGCGGACGGCTTCTTCAGCACTGCCGTTGCAGTTGATCCGATCCATATGATGGATCTTATCCATCATATTATTCAGGACGGAAAGCGGCAGCAGGTTGACCGCCAGACAATAAAATCCCTTTGATTTGCCGTCGTTGTAATTCGCGATTAGTTCGCCTAAAATTTTGTGTTTTTCCGTCAGTTCTTCAAGATAATTTTGAAGGTCCATTTTAGCCTTGGCTTGATCCTGCAATACATTTTGATAGGATATAAAGGAATCGGCCTGGCTTGGAGCCTGATACCTCTCACATGGATAGACACTGCATTCAAAACAGTATTCAACATTTTGATGCTTTTTATTACAGGTAATCACGGCACAGGAAGGATGCTTCAAAAAAAAGTCAGGACCCCCGCAGCCGGGGCACTTTGAAGAACCGTCCGTATGAAAGCGCGGACAGAGACAGCAATTCAATCCGCATAATGAAAAGTCGGCGCATTTCCGCCTGTATTCTTTACTTACCATTGATTTGACCATCGCATGCATCTCCTGGTAATAATCATTTTTTAGCATCCCCCGAAGATTAAGGGCCGTATCTAAACATCGCAGCACGGAATTCTTCTTGGGATATGCGCGTTCTCCGCGACTCTGTACTTCACGATCTTGCTTATTAACGCATACGGAATAGGCTTATTTAACGGAAATTGCACCGATCCTTTGGCTCCCTTATAACCGGCCAGTTCCTGTTTAAAGGCTTCGATCCCGCTTGGTGTCGGATAAAATCCAATGTGGTTCTTGAATGCTGCGAAATGAACGAGATTACCGTTCAATACAAACGTAGGCATCTGATAGCTGATCTTTTCCACTGCGTCCGGTGCTGCTTCTCTTATCACATTTCTAATTGCTCTTAATATTTCCTGTATCTCATCAGGAAACTGCAAAATATACCCATCAACTGATTCATGAACCACCTTATCCGCTCCCATTTTTAGTTTCTCCTTTAACTATCTTCAGAATTTATCCGTACGCGTATAAACATCATTAATGAGTTATACGAATTTTAGCAGATTCCTCTGCTAAATCAAGAACCATTTATCATTTGGCACCAGAATAAAGAATAATTTTCCAAATAACCCCTGTAGAACTTGAAAGCGATGTGTTACAATGGTTCTATGACCGAAATATCAATCGAATAGGGATACAGGAGCAACGACAATGGCAAACTTGGTGAAAGCCAGGGACGCAAAGCTATGGGTCTTCCAGAATAATTCTGATGACTGCCAGGCCACCGAATCCGCTCAGGTTTGTTTTGAATGTCGCCATGCAATCTGCTGGTGATTTTTTTGTTGCTTCAGCCAGCACTGATTTATTGGAAAGGAAGATTACAATTGCGTCAGGTAAGTGTAAACCGGCTTCAAAAGGGAGACGTGTTGGGAAGAACCATCTTCTCGCATAACGGTCGTTCATTGCTTGGAAAAGGAGTCACGCTGACCCAGCCATATATCGACCGGTTAAAAGAACTGGGCATTAGTATTGTCTATGTGGACGATGACGAAACCAAGGATATCGTTATTGAGGATGTTATTTCCGAGGAAAACAGGCGGGAGGCAATGAACTCCATTGAGCATTCAGCGGAAGCGGTACGAATCGGTAAAGACCTCAATGGTTTTCAGGTAAAAAAGACGGTAAACAACATCATCGGAGACGTCCTATTTCAAGAGAAGATATTTCTAAGCCTGACAGATATGCGGAGCTATGACAATCAAGTTTATGCGCATTCAGTCAGTGTTTGCGTCCTTTCGACCATTTTGGGCAAAGCTTTGGGGCTGGATAAAGATACCCTGGAGGCACTGGCAGTAGGGGCTTTGCTTCACGATATCGGGACTGTCAAGCTGCCGAAAGAGCTTGTCGCCAAACGTGAGGCCTTTACTCCGAAGGAAAATGACCTATATCAAACGCATACCATTCACGGATATGAAATACTCCGGAATAAACCGGAATTAAACTTATTGAGTGCGCATATTGCTTTGCAGCATCATGAATGGCTGAACGGAAACGGCTATCCCCGTAAGCTATCCGGCAGGCGCCTTCATGTCTTGGCTCAAATCGTAGGGGTGGCCGACTTCTATGATAATCTGGTCAATGATGGCCCGGGCCACTCCCGGATCGTCCCGCATGAAGCCTGTGAAATTGTAATGGGATGTGCAAACAAGCTATTCTCCCAGCAATTGGTTGTAACGTTTTTAAAACATATTGCGGCCTATCCGACCGGCTGTACAGTTAAACTTAATACAGGTGAGGTTGGGATTGTAGTTGACCAGAATAAAAGTTTGCCGATGCGCCCAATTATCAGGGTATTAATCGCCGACAAAGGGCTAGCCCATGTCCAGGCTAAGGAATATAACCTTGTCGAAGATCTTACAACCTTTATTGTATCCATTGTCGAGTGAAGCTGATTCATTTTTTGAAAAAAAACGCCGGCTCAAATGTTTTTTGAGCCGGCTAACCTATTATTCTGGAAGTTTTCCAAACACCTTCAGTACGGACCGGTGGAACGAATGAGGAAACGATGGTTCTGCAAACATTAGGACGCATTGGTCATGGATGACGTTTATATGATTTTCCGTACAAAAGTCTATAGCCTCTTTGGATTCAGCCCCCTGCTGAATCCAGATATGTCTGACTCCAGCTTCTACCGCGTCTCTAACGACCTTATTGGTTTTGTCCGGAGGGACGACGATCACTACGCCGTCGGCTTTCTGCGGCAAAAACATTATACCCTCTCTTCTTTAACGTTCTATACAGCCTACGCGAGAACTTCTTTTCGGATCTGGATACCCCGACCACAGCTAAAGTACGCTGGTCTAGAAAATCAGTGACTGAGCTCATTGTCGTCAAAAAAATGACCCCCTTAATAAAATTATTCAACTGCCTACATCGCTTCCCATGGATCAAAACAACAAGACAGACATTTTGATGCTCGGCTTCTTCCCTGGCTGTTAATTGAACTATGATCAAATCGTTTAGTCTGAATTGGATTAGCTCATCTATTCTTTTGTTTATTTCTTGGTGATGTGGCTAATTCCTTCTTCCAATATTTATTTTCTGTGAAAACTATTTTCAGTTCCTATCGTATTAATAAACAGGCTCTTATTTCCTTGCTTATATTCATGATGAACAGGCGTTATTACTAGCTGTAAAAGCTTGCAATAATCTGGGCGGCCGGCAAAAACAGCACTTGCCCCAATAATGTGCCAATTAGTTTTGTAGCAATAAGCATAATAACCAATGCTTTCACATCAGCATAAGGCCTTATTCCTTTCAATGCCTGGTCTGTAATAATTGCCGATTTTGGGTCGATAAAAAAAGTAAGTAGAATACTTGCCATGCCATTAATAATTCCTGATGAAGCTGCTGCTGCTAGTGCTGCTTGCTCCGGGACCAAAAGAGCTGAGTAATTAGCGGCAAGGACCCCAATGGTATATATGCCTGTAACCAAAACATTGATAACAAGTAACCTTTTGGGTATCTCTCTATACCTTAGTCTTTCCAGCATTGTCTTCGAAGGCCGTACAGCACTTTTTACAATTCGCTTGATATTATTTGCCTGCAGGGCCTCGACAACTAAGGAAGGTACAGAACCGGCTAATTCTAAACGTTTTACAGCAACTTCAAATATCTTTAAAAATGTAGGTATGAGCAGGATTCCAAATAGGGTCCCTGCTGTCGCAGCAAAAATAACTAACCGCAAATCACTGATCGGGTTCAGTCCTTGCGCTATACTTAAACCAACAATGCTTGCAATTAACGGTCCCTGAAACATGTTGGCTGTCCGTGAAACAAGAACAAACATGTTGAAAAGAGAAAAAGATAAAGCAACCTGTCCGCTTTTTACGGAATTTAAGCGTACAGAGTAGGCCAGGGTATCGACGATATGAATGACAACTGTAAGAATCATTAATTCTATTAGCATCTTTTCCATTTACTGCAATCCATACGCTTTCAAAAGAATTAATATTGTATGATTGGTCATTTTATTCGTCAGCAGTTGCTTGAATTTTACTGAATTCGTTTTGCCTTCAAATCTTAGGTTCTCTAATTCCATAGAGATTTCACTTTGTTTAAATATCAAATCATCATAAAAATTTTCGAACTTTGCCAGTTTGTTAATGGCTTCCCCAAAATAACCGTTTGCATCATGCTGTAGTTGAGAATCTTCCACAATAAAAAGACCATTGCTTTCTAATGCTTTTGTTAATCTCTCCATGTGATTACTCCTTGTATAAATATTTACATGGTTAAGCTTGATATGCACTTCACGCCCATTTTTTCTATATCCTTTAGAAGACGATTCGGTTCAGCCAAGTGCCCCATCATCCAAAGTCCGGGCTTACGGGCAGAGCCATCCAAGTATTGTAATAAAGTCGCAACAACAGGGATAGCTGTTAATTCGTAACCATCGGGATGAGAAACGCTGACGTGGGGTTGAATCATCTGTCCATCCTTATATCCAGATGCCCTAACCAGAAGTTCAACCCGATATGGCGGCTTGTGAAAAGTGCCCATGCTCCACCATAAAAACTTACCAATTGACCTGACAGCGTTTGGCATGATCTTTAGCCACATCCAGACAACTGGCATAATCACCCAGTCTGTCACCCAGTGTGACTCCGATATATAAAAGCCAAGATCCTTGAGTGAGGGGTATAACTCCGGCAGCGGCTGCAATTCCTCAAAGAACATAGAATAGCACCGTTTCAATCCAATGTCGCTCCCAAAATCTATTTTACGTATTTCATAGGAGCTTTTTTTCGTCCATTGTCCGTTCTTATAGACCTGAGCCTGATATTCTTTGAAACACTCAACCAATTCGTCAACTGCTTCGGTATAAGGAAGATCTTTCCCCATATTGAGATAGCCAGCTGTTATGGCGCTTTCAATCGAGTCCATATGGGTGGCCACGTAACGAACCAGTGCAGAAGGAAGCCCAGGATGGAACCCGGCCTCCGTGATAAAAGTTCTTCCAGCGCTTTTGATTTCTGTAGCAAGGGACTGCAAATAAGCAAATTTCTTGGAGCCAAGCTGCACATCGAGATAATCAATCCCAGCCTGAAGCGCAGCATGGGCCACGATTTCGGTATAGGCAGTCGTGGGTGCTGCGACCACAACGATAGACTGGTCTTTAAACGCTGTTCGTAAGGATTCTGCTTCTGATGCATTTGCATAAACAGCCGATGCACGTAAACCGGGGTACTTTTGATTCAGCTCATCAACAAATACCTGTGCCTTGTCGGGATATCGCGTCCCAATTGTAACGGTAGCTTCGGAATACTCCAATAGATGACGCGATATCAATCTGCCAGTTTGACCTGTCCCACCTAGGATAAGGATTTTAGACATCAGTTTCTCTTCCTTTCTTTTGGCCTGTACTTTCATTTTTAAGTGAAAACTCCAAAAGCCAGTCCCTTACAAATCTTGCATGGTCTGTCACCTAACTCGTCCTTATGTCGCCTTCAGCGGCATCTATGATATCGAAAAGGGACGATACCCTTATTGTATCCTAGACTTACACTATCTTCCATTATTTTCTTCTTTATGTATTAATGAAAGTAAAGGCTGAACTGACAAGCGATTTCCTGGCTTCAAAGATAACAAAAAATACTTATATATCGGAAGTCGGCAAATTTACACATTCACTCAAATGACAACTCCATACACGCACTTCCCTGTCCTACTTTTCATAACTTATAAAGGAGGTGGGGAAATGTTTACTGAAATACAACAATCAAGTCCAGTTACTAGTTGTGTGACTCGGATTGAAAGTGTTGAAGATTATTTAAGAGCTGTAGATTATGCATTCCAAAAAATCTGCCCCGCGGGGGGTAGATGTGAATTATGGTACCGTGGTCAAAATCAACCGGCAAACCAAAACGCATTTAATTTAGAACCCAGCATCACTCGAAGAGGGCGCAATCCCCAAATGGAAATTATCTATCTATCTAAGTTCAAATCCTATGCTATTCCTTTCGTACAGGAGCTGCCCTCTTTTCCCATTCCAAATGGTCCGGCAGCTTATTGGCACTGGCTCTTTATGATGCAGCATTACGGAGTACCAACTCGACTATTGGATTGGAGCCGAGATGCGCTTACTGCCCTTTTCTTTGCATTGGATGGTCGGGGTGCTAACGATGTTGGCAAAGATGCCGCAGTTTGGATTCTAAATCCCGTTCTGCTCAATGAAGCATTCTCATTTCATAGCTTTGTTAAAGCTGGCTATATTCCCAATGTAGATGAAAAGATTGTTGATCTCTACTTTGGGCCGAATGCTGAAATCCTTGCCAATAAGAAGCCTGCCGCTGTCATCGGCCCCTTGAACAATCCACACATTGTCGCTCAAAAAGGAGTTTTTACTGTATTCCCCCATGATAAAGAGATTATCCCATTGAATCTCTTCTCAGACGCATCGGACTATCTCCTTGAAATCTGTGTCGCTGCCGAGAAAATTCCATTAATCACTTCTCAACTTGAACATTATGGTGTGACGCGCTTTACCCTCTATCCTGATATCACTGAGGTTACTCGTCAGATTAACCTTGAAGTCCAAGAGGAAGGTCAGTTGCCTTCTATCACCAGTTCCATTATTCCGATGTAAGATATTAAGAGTTTTAGAAATGACCCAGATTCCCGATAACATTCTGGGTGTTACCGTAGCGTCATACTATTTTCATATTTGCTAAGCTACGATAAAACCTTGTTAAATGAAGTTGGTCGCCCCCAGATTGAGAAGTCGCCATGGAGGGCGGCTCCTTATACTAAAAACATTTTATTCATACATAAAGTCTATAGGGCTTAACTTAATTAGTAATTGATAAAATTCTCTTTTTCTGAACAGACTATATTTGTATCATTCTGTTAGAAAAGAGGTACTACTTTGAAAAAATATAATGATACTATCACTATAGGAACAATCAGCGGAATAATTGCAGCGATTGTCATGACTTTAATAGACTGGATACTTCTTTTATTTGGTATTCAATTTACGCCACCTTGGGTAGTAGCTGGAAACATTTTGCTAAATACTGACGTTCTATATACCCCAGCTGGAATTCTAATAGGTTACATCGTTCAGTTTCTTCTTGGATCTGGATTAGGCGTTATTGTTACTATTGTTATCAGATTAACTGGCAAAGACTACTATTTAATTAAAGGTTTAGGCGTATCCTCACTCTTTTATATTGGTAATACTGGAATAATACAAACACTAGTAAACATAGCACCTTGGATGCGGAGTGAGATTAGTTCAACATTAATGGCACTTATTAACTTCATTGTTCTTGGTGTATTGAGTTCATCAATCATAGCTAAATACTATGAATTTAATAATAAACCAAATTTTCAAAGATAAACTGCTTAGCTAATAATATATTTTTTTATAACCAGCTTATTTAGAGTAATTATAAAGTGCTTTGCATAATTTAGGCTGGAACCAAGATATTGTTTCTGAATCAAAAAGAATGTTTTGAGAAATAATAAATATTACAAATTAATGTTAGGGGGAAATATAATGGTAAATAAATCCATCTATAGGCGATGGTGGTTTTGGCTATTATGTATCATAGTGATTATCATACTTGTCCAAGCATGTAGTGGCGGTCAGTCTACCCCTGCTCCAACTCCCGCTCCAAATTCGTCTACCCCTCAAACTTCCACTCCTCAGGAATATAAGCTAAATGATGAGGTTAAGGCAGGAAATATTGGGTATACTGCAAGCGAGGTAAAAAGGAGCACTAAAATTGGGCAAAATCAATATTTGCAAAAAACAACCGAAAATGAATATTTACTAATAAAAGTAAAGGTATCAAACAACGATAAAGAGACTCGTACCATTGATACTAGTTTATTTAAGTTAAAAGATGCTGAAGGCAAAGAATATTCTGCAATGGCTGAAGCAGACATGTATGTAAACACCGATAATAGTTTCTTTCTAGCCCAGGTAAACCCGGGAACAAGCAAAAGTGGATATATTGTATTTGAAATTCCTAAAAACCTAAAAGGTTTAAAATTACAAGTTTCAAGTGGTTTAGGATGGTCTGGTGGACAGTACCAGATAATAAACCTTGGTCAATAGGCTTGGAAAAGTATAGATTTTGGCCGAGTCATAATAAATTGAGATTCGGCCTTCTTTCTTTATGTTTTTTCACTTAAGTCTTTTTTCCACTTTTCCAGTTTATCTTTAGCATCTTCACTTTAAATTATAAACCAAGGATAATGCTCATTTTGTTAGTTCGTACCAATTTTCAACATCAGGTATTTTTTGTATCAATTTCTCATTTGCTTCCAGCATCTTCTTGTAATAAAAATCATATGCTGGACTTAGCGTTCTCATCGTCGGAATGAACACATCATAGTATCCGTTTGTTTCTCCAAATTTACGAAACAAATCCATGAGTTGTGCCATTACTGAATTCTGGTACTTATCCGTTTTCTTAAATTCTGTATATTGAATGATATTATCTTTGTTGTTTTCCCAATACGTGTCAAAGTCATCATAAGTACTCTGTATGTTGGCACTCATTTCTTCAATTTTTTCATTGTCCATATATTTGTCAGCTTCGTCCAAAATTGATTGAAACTCTTCTGGAATTTCGATTGGTTCCATATCGTCAAGGAAGTTAACAATGTTGTCATATAACACTTTCTGCTCATTTGTCTTTACTGGTTCATTGAGAAATTGGCCAAAATGAAAGCTGAAGTATCTCCCATAGTATCCGGGAAACGCCATTAATAACTTTTCTTTAATCGTAGATTGTTGTTCTAATAAATTCAATCTATCCTGAATTTCAGCAACATCCACCCCATTAATCAACTGTCCTATCAAATCAAGTCGATATAATTTTGCCTTTGCCTGAATCTCTTTTGCTTGCTTAATTAAAGCAAGGGTGTGCTTCTTGTCGTTACTATCAAGCACTTGCTTGATCTCATCAGTGCATAATTCCAGTTTTCGAAACAACGCAATTTCTTTCAAACGAGATAAATCTGAGTCAGAAAATTCCCTATATCCGTTCTCGTTAACTTTAGGTGATACTAAACCCTTTAATTGATAATACTCAACTGCTTTTTTCGTTAAACCTGTTTGTTTACAAATCTCATTCACTTGCATACCTTACACCTCCTGATTTCAGCTTAAGGTATCCTCTTAGGTGCTAGTCAAGTACTTAGCTAATATAAATTATCCCTTCTTCACACTTTTCTACTACTGCGAATACTACAACATCCGCGCCAAGGATGGCGTGGTCTTTGCACGATATGTCGTAGAACGTCTTGTGAATTCCCGAAGTCTGGTTACTACTTGCATATTCTTCCAGATTTCGGGAATTCACTGTTCTACCAAGCTGTACGCCCCCAGATTCAGAATAATCAACTCCCCTTAATAGGTATACTTGTCTGTTTGCATAGTATGCTTTACATTTTCTTTTCACTGTGCTACTATCTAGTCAGGAGGTGATAGTTTGAATGATAATATTCAGCTTAAAAATCGATTAAAAGTCGCCCGAGCAGAAAAGAATCTTTCGCAGGAACATCTTGCAATTCTTGCAGGCGTAACAAGACAAACAATTAGTTCTATTGAGACAGGTCAATACTGTCCGACAGCAAAATTAGCATTGATTCTATCAAAAGTTCTTAATAAACAATTTGAAGACTTATTCTATTTTGAGGAGGTTATAGAAAATGGCCAGTAATATGGTTAAGAAAGATGAAAGAACAACATTTATCGAAAATATTAGTTATAAATTCGGATATGTTTTTATTACATTTGCTTTGCTTCTTGATGTTGTATATAGATCGTTAAAACTAAATGAAGCGCCCTGGGATCTGCTTGCATTAATTATTGTAAGTGGTCTGGTTATGTCCTTATATCAATACAAACAAAAGATTTTAGGTAAGACTTGGATAAAAACATTCATTTATGTATTTGCAGTTTCCTTTATTATCGCATTTATAATGGCATTCATTAGAAAATTATTCTGAAACTATTCCGC comes from the Dehalobacter sp. genome and includes:
- a CDS encoding pentapeptide repeat-containing protein, which gives rise to MFFVLEDQILSGIREPIDIFAEQRRSLRADCENCFGLCCTALYFSASEGFPNDKEAGQPCRNLQEDFRCCIYQDLQGLGLKGCMAFDCFGAGPKVSRLSYGGRDWRRSPEFQEQMFEVFLVIRQLQEMLWYLTEAETLQPAHSVHEALCTLREETERLTLLSPCELLKMDVPLYRTEVNTLLLQTSELVRVSICQERNIQAGILKTFKRRSSLVAADLRETDLRGANLRGACLIAADLSGNDLGGADLIGADLRDADLSGTDLSQSIFLTQAQLNTAKGDKHTKLPPSLFYPRQWSLD
- a CDS encoding DUF3795 domain-containing protein; its protein translation is MLKNDYYQEMHAMVKSMVSKEYRRKCADFSLCGLNCCLCPRFHTDGSSKCPGCGGPDFFLKHPSCAVITCNKKHQNVEYCFECSVYPCERYQAPSQADSFISYQNVLQDQAKAKMDLQNYLEELTEKHKILGELIANYNDGKSKGFYCLAVNLLPLSVLNNMMDKIHHMDRINCNGSAEEAVRLLKAEADRLNIQLVLRKAKKD
- a CDS encoding DUF1801 domain-containing protein codes for the protein MGADKVVHESVDGYILQFPDEIQEILRAIRNVIREAAPDAVEKISYQMPTFVLNGNLVHFAAFKNHIGFYPTPSGIEAFKQELAGYKGAKGSVQFPLNKPIPYALISKIVKYRVAENAHIPRRIPCCDV
- a CDS encoding HD-GYP domain-containing protein; this encodes MRQVSVNRLQKGDVLGRTIFSHNGRSLLGKGVTLTQPYIDRLKELGISIVYVDDDETKDIVIEDVISEENRREAMNSIEHSAEAVRIGKDLNGFQVKKTVNNIIGDVLFQEKIFLSLTDMRSYDNQVYAHSVSVCVLSTILGKALGLDKDTLEALAVGALLHDIGTVKLPKELVAKREAFTPKENDLYQTHTIHGYEILRNKPELNLLSAHIALQHHEWLNGNGYPRKLSGRRLHVLAQIVGVADFYDNLVNDGPGHSRIVPHEACEIVMGCANKLFSQQLVVTFLKHIAAYPTGCTVKLNTGEVGIVVDQNKSLPMRPIIRVLIADKGLAHVQAKEYNLVEDLTTFIVSIVE
- a CDS encoding CoA-binding protein; the encoded protein is MFLPQKADGVVIVVPPDKTNKVVRDAVEAGVRHIWIQQGAESKEAIDFCTENHINVIHDQCVLMFAEPSFPHSFHRSVLKVFGKLPE
- a CDS encoding lipid II flippase Amj family protein — translated: MEKMLIELMILTVVIHIVDTLAYSVRLNSVKSGQVALSFSLFNMFVLVSRTANMFQGPLIASIVGLSIAQGLNPISDLRLVIFAATAGTLFGILLIPTFLKIFEVAVKRLELAGSVPSLVVEALQANNIKRIVKSAVRPSKTMLERLRYREIPKRLLVINVLVTGIYTIGVLAANYSALLVPEQAALAAAASSGIINGMASILLTFFIDPKSAIITDQALKGIRPYADVKALVIMLIATKLIGTLLGQVLFLPAAQIIASFYS
- a CDS encoding saccharopine dehydrogenase NADP-binding domain-containing protein, producing the protein MSKILILGGTGQTGRLISRHLLEYSEATVTIGTRYPDKAQVFVDELNQKYPGLRASAVYANASEAESLRTAFKDQSIVVVAAPTTAYTEIVAHAALQAGIDYLDVQLGSKKFAYLQSLATEIKSAGRTFITEAGFHPGLPSALVRYVATHMDSIESAITAGYLNMGKDLPYTEAVDELVECFKEYQAQVYKNGQWTKKSSYEIRKIDFGSDIGLKRCYSMFFEELQPLPELYPSLKDLGFYISESHWVTDWVIMPVVWMWLKIMPNAVRSIGKFLWWSMGTFHKPPYRVELLVRASGYKDGQMIQPHVSVSHPDGYELTAIPVVATLLQYLDGSARKPGLWMMGHLAEPNRLLKDIEKMGVKCISSLTM
- a CDS encoding FRG domain-containing protein, with the translated sequence MFTEIQQSSPVTSCVTRIESVEDYLRAVDYAFQKICPAGGRCELWYRGQNQPANQNAFNLEPSITRRGRNPQMEIIYLSKFKSYAIPFVQELPSFPIPNGPAAYWHWLFMMQHYGVPTRLLDWSRDALTALFFALDGRGANDVGKDAAVWILNPVLLNEAFSFHSFVKAGYIPNVDEKIVDLYFGPNAEILANKKPAAVIGPLNNPHIVAQKGVFTVFPHDKEIIPLNLFSDASDYLLEICVAAEKIPLITSQLEHYGVTRFTLYPDITEVTRQINLEVQEEGQLPSITSSIIPM
- a CDS encoding DUF4352 domain-containing protein, producing MVNKSIYRRWWFWLLCIIVIIILVQACSGGQSTPAPTPAPNSSTPQTSTPQEYKLNDEVKAGNIGYTASEVKRSTKIGQNQYLQKTTENEYLLIKVKVSNNDKETRTIDTSLFKLKDAEGKEYSAMAEADMYVNTDNSFFLAQVNPGTSKSGYIVFEIPKNLKGLKLQVSSGLGWSGGQYQIINLGQ
- a CDS encoding MerR family transcriptional regulator, whose product is MQVNEICKQTGLTKKAVEYYQLKGLVSPKVNENGYREFSDSDLSRLKEIALFRKLELCTDEIKQVLDSNDKKHTLALIKQAKEIQAKAKLYRLDLIGQLINGVDVAEIQDRLNLLEQQSTIKEKLLMAFPGYYGRYFSFHFGQFLNEPVKTNEQKVLYDNIVNFLDDMEPIEIPEEFQSILDEADKYMDNEKIEEMSANIQSTYDDFDTYWENNKDNIIQYTEFKKTDKYQNSVMAQLMDLFRKFGETNGYYDVFIPTMRTLSPAYDFYYKKMLEANEKLIQKIPDVENWYELTK
- a CDS encoding helix-turn-helix transcriptional regulator, yielding MNDNIQLKNRLKVARAEKNLSQEHLAILAGVTRQTISSIETGQYCPTAKLALILSKVLNKQFEDLFYFEEVIENGQ